Genomic segment of Juglans microcarpa x Juglans regia isolate MS1-56 chromosome 7S, Jm3101_v1.0, whole genome shotgun sequence:
CTGTCCAATCGCTCAAATCAAGAAATTATTTTCAACACAAgggaaaatatgaaattatcgTCTTTTCTCGATCTAGCTTCAGGTCGTTAATGGTGTAGCAGTTTTGCCAGTAGCCCCGCCTGTCCAAGTAAACAAGGATTCATTGGAAGCCATTGCTGCAGATGGATAATAGGAGGGCAGAGGCATTTGGGATGGAAGGCTAGGCAATGGTGCTTCAAAATTAAGAACCTGAATAGCCTGCCTTATAGAAGGTCTTGAATTGTGATCTGGATGAGCACACCATAATCCAACAGTAATCAAACATTTCATCTCCTCCTCCACATACTCCCCATTTAGTGTTGCATCTGCTACTTCCAGAATCCTTTCTCTTCCATACATTTTCCACCCCCAATTGACTAAACTAACTTCTTCCTCTTCTGCCCGAGGCTCCACTGCTTTTCTCCCAGAAGCCATCTCCAATGCCACCACCCCAAAGCTAAACACATCTGATTCCTTGCTAGCCCTGCTTGTGATGAGACATTCGGGAGCCATGTAGCCCAGTGTCCCCGCCAGAACCGTTGTCTGAGAGCCGAGTCCATGGTCAACAAACCTCGCTAGGCCAAAGTCCCCTAGTTTGGCGTTGAAGTTCAAATCCAACATCACATTGCTTGCTTTGATATCTCTATGAACCACGCATTGCTCCCATTCCTCGTGGAGATAGAGCAATCCGGAGGCTAAACCCTGAACGATCTTGTATCTCACGGGCCATGAGAGATGACTTTTCCTGCGAAATAAATGATGATCTAGGCTTCCATTGTGCATGTACTCGTATACTAGGAGGAAGCTCTCCCGCTTGTGGCTCCAACCAACCAGTTGAACCAAATTCCGGTGTCTCAAACGGCTTATGGTCTTCACCTCAGAAATATACTCCTTTTTTCCCTGGTTAGAGCTGCTTGATATCTTCTTGACTGCAATTTCTATGTTTAGTTCTGCCAAGAAACCCTTGTATACGCCTCCAAAACCTCCTTGTCCAAGCTTCCCTTCCTCCGAAAAGTTATCAGTTGCCATGGCCAAGTCCTTGTAGGCAAACCGTTTTGGTCCAGTCCCTTCTATTAGATCGTCATCCATGGGGTCTATAATGTATTtttcgtcgtcgtcgtcgtcgtcatcatcTGCTACCTCCTTTCTCTTTGTATTCCTTCGCAAAATCCAAAAGACAAAACTCATCCCAAAAACCAAAAGTACCACTCCTATTATTAATCCTGCCAACCACACCTTAGAATTCCCTCCATCTGGGATTGCAATTGTATCAAGATCCAAAGTCGAACTAAAGTTCCAACTCCGGAGCACTTGAATTGGGATTGCTTGTCCGGTTGATGCAGAGAAGCCCACGATCACTTTTTCCGGGAGAAGATCCCTCAAATTTACATTTAAAGTGAGATTTAAGGATATGTTAGCCATCATAGGAACATCTGGATCATTCAACACTACTTTGAGATTCTTGGACGTTCCATCATATGAGACTGTCGCACCCAAAATGTCCCCAGAGACCATAGTATTGCTCCAGGTAAGGTTAGTCCTGGAGACGATGGAGTTCACGTTAATACCGACATGGTTGTTACTAGAATCCCATGGATCTTGGTATGTATCGAACTCCACAGCTACCATATGATTGGATGGATTTCCGTCAGTTGTCTCATTGAAGAGACCCATCCAACCTCCAAAAGAATTTTCAGGAATATCCAAAGAATCTTCTGAAGTCAGAAAGAACGCAATCCCACCGGAGCTCAAGTTGCTTGAATaagaatcaataaaattgattaCGAACTCAAAGTAAGTAGTGAAATTTGTGGTTATATTTGTGATGGGATTCCACAGTTGGATGGGTTGGTGGTAGTAAGCTCGGCTTGTGGCATTAAATACGTCCCCACGAATCTGATTATCAGTGAGTCTTATTGATGAGTGCTCATCAACAACAGCTCTTGTAGCTGATGGAAGAACAGTGATGTTGTTGTCATTGGGTGGGAAGTACGGGAAGGAGAAGTTTACCATGGAGGCCGTGAAAGAGAAGCAAGAAAATAAGACACAAAGAAGGAGAAAGGAACATAAAGATCGGTAATCCATAGAGGTGGTTCAACAGGCGAAACCCTCCTGGTTGAAATAATTGCCATCAAGATAGCTTATATAATGTAAAAGGCTTCATACTTTCTTTtgatcatatcatttcatttattttgttcctGCCCTTGCGTGTTTTGTTCTTGGAATGAGTCTACACGGTTATAAGCTGCAAATAACTTCAAAATACAGACATGGTATGAGAGTAGATAGCTGTAGAATTTGGACTTCGGAGCTTCTAGGTAAAGGTATGCATGGTTGGATGCAAAGAACAGAATATAGTACTGACCTGGTCTAACATTGGCTAGCCATTGCCAGGTCTAAGTTTTGGTTAGAACTTTAAATTTTGGCTATGACATTAATTTTTTCCTAGGTGAATCTGTATTAGACTAGctattttataatcaaaataataatataatattatatattgtaataatattttacaaaaaaaaatatttgtaatattttataatttttatttaaaattattattttctaactaTCTGAACCAACTAAATGTAAGTTGGTTGCAAATTTGACCATAACGACGTAATTGCAAATAGACCATACAAAACATAAAGTTGATTGCAAATTTCTTGCCTTTAATCACAAGGAGAATGATAGCATTCCAACTTATTTAACATTGGTTTACTactcacaaataaaaattacatttcagaattataaaataattttttataatactgTTTTGTCcttcttttcatttattattattatttattctaatCACAATACCACCTGAAGGAGAGAAGCAGATGCGGGAGAAGGGAGAAAaaataggaataaaaaaaatcttttggttGGTGAGCAGTAACTCACCAAacttaactttattttttcatttagcaaattttgaaaaaacttaatcaaaatttagacttggCTAGCATTTAAGGAGTCCAATGGGGCTGTTAATTTGGACTTTGGATATATGCTTCCTATGGCCTAAACGTGTTCATGCAGTAGTGCTTTGATTCCTTTGAATAATATATCTAGGACTAGTCTTGACGTTGAATAGCATTTAATTAGAAACTTCTGTTAGActtcttgattattttttattttttatttgctctccattatacatacatatatatatatataatatatgcagcataatgagaaaatgaagaaatgacCTCGTTTCTCCCACCAGAAAGGCTTTCTGGATGAAAAATTCTCGAAGGTCTATCACACATAAATGTTAATTAAACGCATGAATACTGAAGTACGGAGGACAGAAAAGGCATAAATGGGTCAGAGCCAGCGGGATGAAATGAAGATTATATGATGAATTGTGAACTTCAAATCCCTCTTGTTGGAAATCAATATAGAACTGATGCGGTTTTCTGAAGCATAATCTGCTCTCTAAACTTGGCATGAATAAGTTCATCAGCTTTCTTGTCAACCTCATCAGAGTATGGTCCAGCATCACTGAGAGAGGCAGACACATCACATTCATCTGAGCTTGCATTAAAGTTTTCATCCTCACTGAACGATAAAACGTGCGCGCTCCATTGGTTGCTTTGCTATGATCAATTGCCTCTATTTAGGCCCACTTCACAGAGCTTCACCCATGCTTGGTGATATGGGGACTGGGAAATATCAATGATACCAAAAGTAGAAGTTGGTAGATCTGTGATGACAACTTGTAGACATCAAAATTATGTTAAGAACTCAGAAGTTGAATGCAGCGCGCTTATCATTGCATAGCAGTTCAAGGGCTTGTGTTGTGAGAGTAGCTGGTGCAATTAATTCTTTGTAGAGGCACACCTAGAGAAACTGAAATTGTTCTTCCCACAGGCAGACCAGTTATTAATTTACAAGCACCGACTCATCTGTAATCTTCCCCATTGCCCACACCCAAAGCAGCAGATAAGTTATTTCTAATATAAATGAAAAGGAGTGTAGCTGCCAATTgaaataatttctaatattgGTTGTTGACTTGAATTGATTAGCCATGAAGTTGTGATACAGGAGTTGTTAATGGTATGCAGACATGAGAAATATGTGATTAAACATTTAAATGAGATCATGTCTATCTATTATCATAGCATATTTAAACtgaacaaaagaaaacataCCTCCTCTATGGTTAGAAGTTGAGTTTGCCATCACCTTCGTGCATGTCAAAATAATCTGGTGTTTGTGTGTTGAGGAGACTTTTACTCTCTTTCCCGTGACAAAAAATGGCTCTCATGGAGTTTAATgggccatctctctctctctctctatatatatatatacagggtGAGAGTAAGGGGCTTCCTCAAGTGCTCACTAAATAGTCTATGACTATGCTAGTCCACACataaaaatacaacaatatgaACAGTTATTAGATTGAAGATATAGAtgatatatagcattattcCCTATTGAAAATAATGGAACTTTTTGTCAGCTATGGAGATTGGGATGAAAAATCTATGTTGTACAGATTACATTCTGGTTTGTGAGGGAATAAAAGGGAAGCTCCCATTCTATGATAAGAGTCCATTATAAACATGACCCATCAACTTTTATCCTGGCCTGTTAGAGAAGTTGCCGATTATGGTGGAAACCAGAATAGTTAGATTCTGATGCTCTCAAATCAATGCTTAAGGAATTAGCATGGTGTGGTCAATGGCCCATTTGTCTTTTCTTCGCAATGTCCCATATTATTCTATACTTCTGTGTTGACTAAGGAGCAGCTGGGTTTTATGATATCTACTCCAATTGATAATTTTGCACACAGGATGGCCATGCATCtttcaaaatcatctcattGTGCGTTAGGATTTCCCAAAACTTGGATTTGTAGATTTGCAGATAATCATCTCATTGAGATTTGATTATCTCACCACCTCGATAGATGATACGATCTCTGATTAACCTCACAAAATAGTAAACATATCTACAActtaaatttgaatcttataccATAAATGGCTTACATGatgttatttaatttgaaatctaaattttaaaaatatgaatcttataaatcaaatcttaccatttaagtgatgtaaaTGGTGTGTTCTAATCATAATCGGCTTGAGAAAATAATAACTCtacaaaacaaataattttttagtgacatttctaaaaacatttgAGAGAGAATATTCGTTAAAATAGAAAATCCTCATATATAATCAActgacaagaaaagaaaagaaaaaataacgtTTCAGAATCTCATTGTTGCCACTAAAATCATCCTAGCAACTCGATCATCTTCCATGGGGTGGGAGTTGTCATCCTACTTGACATATATGCATGACCAAAAATGTTCTCTTATCTTATCTTTGCCCACCTTTTggaatcttttcttttttgctctATCTTGACTTGAGAAAATTGGATATGTTCACATGCCCAATTCTTGATGAGTTGACTAGATCATATCCTAATAGTAATTCACTGCCCTTGCACCGACTCCTTAGCTTCACCACAATGCCCTTACTCAAGTAAGGAATCACGATCGTGAAGCGGGTGCATCATACGGTAATGTTGGCCACGGGGGCCGTTGGATGTCATTGGAAACCACCAGGCGACGGGTTGGGCCAATCGGGGCAGCCGTGGAGGGGGCCACACGCTCACATGAAGGGCACATGGTGAGGGTGGTGGGAGGGTTCATGTGCATGTAAAACTGCGGGGAGAGTTTCAGTGCTCTAAGCTCCTGCACCTCCTTCTGAAGCCGCTTGTTCTCCTCCGTTAGATTCTCACAACAACTCTTCAAGTACTCGTAATCCACCTCTGTTTGCTTCAATTTGGTCCTGCATGCAAATCATGAATTGcacccaacaaaataaaaacaaaaacatttgaGACGTCAGCCAAATCCACCATTAATTTTGCCCAAGTTACATTCATTGCTGCTACCAACAGTAAAATTTGGACAAAAAGTTCGGAAAAATCcaagttgtataaaatatataaatttgagaaatgctgtgcattagtcactattcactcttATACCttcacacttataatttttttttttcatcggGTGTGAGATCATTGAAGTGTGAgttagtgaatagtgactgatgagaagaatttttcatataaattattttaaattattgcaTCTCCAtcacatatatttaaaacttttcaaacttttaattatGACTTGGCAGCTATCCACGTTGTCTTTGAAAGCAGCAAAAATGTTGATGTAAATCATAGAAGCAGGAGCTAGTAATGTTACAACATCATTACGTGAGAAGACCATTCCACTCTTATATATGAAATGACAAAAATACCCCTACTTCAGGTGAGAAATATCTCACCTTGCCCTCCTATTCTGAAACCACACCTCCACTTGTCTGGGGCTCAGATTCAGCTGCTTTGCCAAACCCAGCTTTTGCTTCTGAAAAACCACGTCAGTTCCACATCAAGAAAATCCATGTTCAGAATTTCACCCTCGTATCACTAAAAAATTACCAAATTGCAACCCCCTCTCATTCTTTGCACacacttaaaaaaagaaaaaaagagtattgACCACTCACCGGATTCAGGGTATTGTGCTCTTTGAAGGTTTCCTCCAGAACCAAAGACTGCTCCTTTGACAGCCTGAGTTTCTTTCTTGACGGGTCGCCGCCGCCATCTTCCTCGTCGCTCTCGCGAGAGCACGAAGCCCTCTCAGCCTCGTTTTCTTCTCCGTTTGGCTCTGATCTCTCGCTCCTCTTTCCGCTGATGCTCGATATCGTACTGTTCGGGGAAGAAACCCCATTTTCATCCTCACAGTCCGCCATCGATGGCAACTGGTTCACGTCCACTCCACCCAGGAACGTCGACCTCGCATCTGGGTTTCGATCTGTGAACATGTTTCTACGTGAATTTCGAAGAAATATTTCCgataaaattttctaataattacttCTGGATGGTagagaataaaatgaaaagattgtTGAATCAGTTCTTTAATATGTCagaaaaataatgttgaaaGTCCTCATACGAAAAATAAAGGCATGCGCCGTAATGGCTAGCAAATATCACGGATCTGAGGTTGAAAGCTTCTATCTTTATTGGGATATACTATCGCAGCTGCTAAATAAAAACGACCAAAAGCCCAGAAAAAGCAAAAATGCAACAGTTATTgggaaaaaattgtattattcttctaaaaaatgaatatattcagAAGAAGATAAAAGGCAGTCTATTAATACCAACATTAGTATTGAAATCTATCAGATGCTTAAGTtcaaaaataaggaaaaaaaagatcatataaactaaaatagagagaaaaataaaatgaaatttcatAGCTTACCAGGTAACTGAAACATCTCATTCCAAGAACCCTTGTGTTTCTGCACCAACTGTGAAGGGTTGTGCATGGGATTCACTTTCACAGAACTCCGACTCC
This window contains:
- the LOC121241633 gene encoding homeobox-leucine zipper protein HAT3-like is translated as MGEIREKMGEKDEWLGLGLGLGLGLGLGLGCDGSRSSVKVNPMHNPSQLVQKHKGSWNEMFQLPDRNPDARSTFLGGVDVNQLPSMADCEDENGVSSPNSTISSISGKRSERSEPNGEENEAERASCSRESDEEDGGGDPSRKKLRLSKEQSLVLEETFKEHNTLNPKQKLGLAKQLNLSPRQVEVWFQNRRARTKLKQTEVDYEYLKSCCENLTEENKRLQKEVQELRALKLSPQFYMHMNPPTTLTMCPSCERVAPSTAAPIGPTRRLVVSNDIQRPPWPTLPYDAPASRS
- the LOC121241612 gene encoding L-type lectin-domain containing receptor kinase IX.1-like, encoding MDYRSLCSFLLLCVLFSCFSFTASMVNFSFPYFPPNDNNITVLPSATRAVVDEHSSIRLTDNQIRGDVFNATSRAYYHQPIQLWNPITNITTNFTTYFEFVINFIDSYSSNLSSGGIAFFLTSEDSLDIPENSFGGWMGLFNETTDGNPSNHMVAVEFDTYQDPWDSSNNHVGINVNSIVSRTNLTWSNTMVSGDILGATVSYDGTSKNLKVVLNDPDVPMMANISLNLTLNVNLRDLLPEKVIVGFSASTGQAIPIQVLRSWNFSSTLDLDTIAIPDGGNSKVWLAGLIIGVVLLVFGMSFVFWILRRNTKRKEVADDDDDDDDEKYIIDPMDDDLIEGTGPKRFAYKDLAMATDNFSEEGKLGQGGFGGVYKGFLAELNIEIAVKKISSSSNQGKKEYISEVKTISRLRHRNLVQLVGWSHKRESFLLVYEYMHNGSLDHHLFRRKSHLSWPVRYKIVQGLASGLLYLHEEWEQCVVHRDIKASNVMLDLNFNAKLGDFGLARFVDHGLGSQTTVLAGTLGYMAPECLITSRASKESDVFSFGVVALEMASGRKAVEPRAEEEEVSLVNWGWKMYGRERILEVADATLNGEYVEEEMKCLITVGLWCAHPDHNSRPSIRQAIQVLNFEAPLPSLPSQMPLPSYYPSAAMASNESLFTWTGGATGKTATPLTT